Genomic DNA from Chrysiogenia bacterium:
CCCACGCAGCCTGAGCTTCCGAACTGCTCATGCCAGGTGGCGAGCTTGTGGGTCATCCACTGACGATAGCGCGAGCGAATGCTCGTGCGCACCGAGCCGCCGTGGATGTAGGTAAAGTCCCCGGTAAAGCACGAGTCCCACTTCCGCCAGCGCTCGGCATGATCGCCGGTGAGATCCGTGACATCTTCTACCGTGGAGCAGAAACACGTCGGGCACACCATCGTGCAGTTGGCGCACGAGAGGCAACGCTCTGCGACATCGTCCCAGCGTTTGTGCTCGTAGTTGCTCATCAAGAGCGCGGGCAGGCCCTCGGTGAGCATGGCGCGCTGCTGATTCGATGCCGGCGCGCGGGCGGCCTCGGCGGCGCGAAGCTGCGCATCGCCGGCGGCTTCGCCGCCGAGTTTTCCGAGAATTGCATGGCCGCGCTCGCTGCCGCTTTCGAGAGTGAAGTAGTGGTCCTCGCCTTCGAGCACCTCGGTGAGCGAGAGATCGAAGCCGCTTTCTGCTTTGGGACCGGTGTTCATCGAAACGCAGAAACACGTGGCCGCCGCCTGGGTGCAGTTGACCGCGACAATGAAGAGGCTCTCGCGGCGGGCGCGATAGAGATCGTCGGTGAAGTCGCCGCCCATGAACACGCGGTCCTGGATGGCGATGGCGTGCAGCTCGCAGGCGCGCACGCCGATGAGCGCGCGCTTTGGCGGTGCCTCGTGCGCGGCGTCGACTTCCATGCCGCCGCCGCTGGTGCGGCGCGCGCTCCAGAGCTTTTCCTCGGGGGGAAAGAGATACTTCTTCCAGGACTGGGGGCCGACGACGTAGCCGAAGCGGGCCTCGTCATCGCGCTTGTGCAGGCGGTAGCGCCCGCCCTCCTGCTCGTCGGTCCATCCGATGGGGAGCTCGCCCCCGCCCGAGATGCGGTCGTAGACGATCGCACTGTCGGCCACGGTGGGCGCCACGAGCTCATAGCCGTCCGCTGCGAGCACCTTGAGCAGGCGCTCGAAGCCCGCGAGGTCGATTACCGTTGGGCTGGCTGATTTCGCGGACACCGCTTCCCCCGAAAATGCCCCGCCGCCGGGGCCGTTGCTGCCTGAGCCCGCAAGTGTACCGGTGCGAGCGGGCTCCCGCTACCTTAACCAGAAAATTTTGACGGAGATTTGACGAATATCAGGTCAGGCACGCCGGTCAACGGGTAGACTCTGCAGTGCAATGGAGACCGCGCAGCTCATCAAGGCGCTCAGCAGGCCGGGCGCCTACCCCCACCACCCCGATGCGGTGGAGATCGTGCAGACCCACATCTCTGTCGTCGCGCTGGCCGGAGAGCTCGTTTACAAGGTGCGCAAGCCCGTGGACATGGGCTTTCTCGACTTCACGACGCTCGAAAAACGTTGCGCCGACTGCCACGCTGAGGTCGAACTGAACCGCCGGCTTGCACCATCTGTCTACCTGGGCGTCGTCCCCATTGCCGAAAGCGGCGACGGACTCTTGGTCGAAGGAAGCGACGAGCCGATCGAGTGGGCGGTAAAGATGCGCCGCCTTCCCGAGGATGCGACGCTCGAATCGCGCCTGGCGCACGATGAGATTTCGGCAGCGCAGATCGAGACCCTTGCCGAGCGCATCGCCGCCTTTCACCGAGGCGCCGAGCGCGGGCCCCACATCTCCGAAGTGGCCTGCTTCGAGACCATCTCGCGCAACCTGCTGGAGAATCTCCACCACCCTGGCGCGAAGGAGCCCGAAGGAACCGACGCGGAGATTCTCGCGCGGCTCACCACCCTGACAACGCAGGCGCTTGAAGCGGCGCGACCGCTCATCGAAGAACGCAGCCGCTGCGATGTTCCCTGCGACTGCCACGGCGACCTAAAGACCGACCACGTCTATCTCTTCCCGGACGCCGCGCCCCCGGACGATCTCGTCATCATCGACTGCATCGAGTTCAACGAGCGCTTCCGCTACATCGACCCGGTGGCCGACATGGCTTTCCTGGCAATGGATCTGACCTACCAGGGACGGCGCGATCTCTCGCGCGCGCTGATCGCGCGCTACTTTCGCTCCGGCGGCGACGAGCAGGGGCGCGCCCTGCTGCAGCTCTATCTCTCCTACCGTGCGGCGGTGCGCGCCAAGGTCCTCTCCATCCAGGCGGGCGAAGCCGAGACGGATGCGGCCGCACGCGAGGCGCTGCTCGAAAAGGCGCGCACCTATCGCCTGCTCTCCCTGGGGGAGATCGAGGCGCCCGGGAAGCGCGCGGGTCTTGTCCTCATCGGCGGGCTTCCCGGCACGGGAAAGAGTACGCTGGCCCATGCAGCGGCCGAGGCCTTCGGGTTCGAGCTCATCCGCTCCGACCTCGTGCGCAAGGAACTGGCGGGGCTGGCGCCAGAAACGCCGGGCACCGATGCCCTCTATTCCGCCGAAATGAGCGAGCGGACATACAAAGGATGCGCGCGCCGCGCCGGGAAGATCCTCGCGCGCGGCGGCCGGGTGATTGTCGACGCCAACTTTCGCGAAGAAGCGCGCCGCATCCCGTTCGTGCAGCTCGCACGCGAGTGCGCAGCGCGGATGCTCTTCGCGGAGTGCCGCACCCCCGAGCAGGCGATTCGCCGGCGCCTCGAAAAGCGCGGGCCCGACGCATCGGACGCCGACTGGGCCGTCTACCGGAAGCTTCGCGATGAGTGGGAGCCTCCGGCCGCACAAACCGCGCGGGTCGCCCATTCGATCGACACCGGCGACTCCCCCGAGGCGGCGCTGCGGGCACTGGCCGGGCTGCTTCGCGCCGAGGGGCTGCTGCCCGAGGAGCAAGGCCCCTAAAAAACGTAACCTGCGTGACAAATCGGCTAGACTCTAATTGCTGCAGAATCGTGCGAAGAAGGGGAGCGAGCGGCTTGAGCGACATCAAACGAATCGGAATTCTCACTGCCGGCGGCGACTGTCCGGGACTCAACGCGGTCATCCGCGCGGTCACCAAGTACGCCATCCTCAAGCACAACATAGAAGTCGTCGGGATCTACGAGGGTTTCGGCGGCCTGCTGCGCAAGAACTACCGCACGCTCAGCGCGCCGGAGGCCTCGGGAATTCTCGCCCGGGGTGGCACCATCCTGGGCGCGTCGAACCGCGATAATCCCTTCCGCGTCATGGTCGGCGAAGGCCAGTACGAAGACCAGTCCAAAACGGCACTGGAAACCATCGGAGAGGCCGGGCTCGACGCGCTCGTCTGCGTGGGCGGTGACGGGACCATGAACATTGCCCAGCGCTTTGCCGAGCTGGGCGTGCCCGTGGTCGGCGTGCCCAAGACCATCGACAACGATCTCGACGGCACCGACCAGACCTTTGGTTTCGATACCGCCGCCTCCATCGTGGCCGACGCCATCGTGGACCTGCACACCACCGCGGAGGCCCACCACCGCGTGATGATCGTGGAGACCATGGGCCGCTATGCGGGCTGGCTCGCCCTGGCGGGCGGCCTTGGCGGCGCGGCCAACGTGATCCTCATTCCCGAGATTCCTTACGACATCGGCGGTGTCATCGAACACCTGCGCACGCGCCGCCGCAGCGGAAAGAAGTGCTCCATCGTGGCCATCGCCGAGGGCGCCCGCGAGCAGGGCGGCGGCCTGGTGGTCAAGGAACAGGACCCCACCCGCACCGACCCGGTTCGCCTGGGCGGCGTGGGTCACCAGCTCGCCTGGCAGGTCCAGCAGGGCGGCGGCCCCGAGTGCCGCGTCGTGGTGCTGGGGCACCTCCAGCGCGCGGGGCGCCCCACCAGCTTCGACCGGATTCTCGCCACCCGCTTTGGCGTCCATGCGGTGGATCTGGTGCGCGGGGCCTCGTTTGGGCGCATGGTCTCCCTGCACGGGAACGCCATCGAGAGCGTCCCGATTTCCGAGGCAATAAAGCAGCAACGCCTCGTTCCCGCCGACCATCCAATGGTTGCGGCCGCCCGCGCGGTGGACGCGAGTTTCGGGGTCTAGTTCTGTGACTTGCCCCGATTGGCGGGGAGCTGCAGTGAGCCCCCTTCAGAGTGCCTAACGCGCTGTTTTCAGAAGTCTTTTTCCGGGGGTTGACCCTTGGTGACGGCTGAGTCAAAACTGGGCTGGGCGCTGGGGGAATGGGCATCCGGTTGGTTTCTGAAAAAGACCGGCTGCCCCCACTGACAGCTTCCCGGAAAACCTATATATAAGTGTCCGGTTCCACCCGGGCCCCAACTGCCCCGGGCAGGGGCAATATCCGACCTACGGTAGGTGCATTTCATGTCAACGGATGCGGTTCTCACCAGGTTCGCGAAGGCGACGCGCTCGACCGTCGGACTCAAGTCCATTGCGGCTTTGACCGGCGCCGGGCTCTTCGGCTTCCTCATCATTCACTTGCTTGGCAATCTGCAGATGTACATCGGCCAGGACCAGATGAACTCCTATGCCCATGCGCTCAAGCACAGCCCCATTCTCTGGCCGGCGCGCCTGGGATTGCTGGCCATTTTCGTGGTCCACATCGGCGCCACCGTGCGGCTCAAGGCCCGCAGCAATGCGGCCCGGCCCCAGGGTTATGTCTATGAGGACACGGTGCAGGCCTCCTGGGCATCGCGCCACATGATCTACACCGGTTTCGTGATTGCGGGCTTCGTGCTCTATCACCTGGCCCACTACACGGTGCATCTGACCAACCCGGAGTTCGCCGATCTGCGCGAC
This window encodes:
- a CDS encoding 4Fe-4S dicluster domain-containing protein; protein product: MSAKSASPTVIDLAGFERLLKVLAADGYELVAPTVADSAIVYDRISGGGELPIGWTDEQEGGRYRLHKRDDEARFGYVVGPQSWKKYLFPPEEKLWSARRTSGGGMEVDAAHEAPPKRALIGVRACELHAIAIQDRVFMGGDFTDDLYRARRESLFIVAVNCTQAAATCFCVSMNTGPKAESGFDLSLTEVLEGEDHYFTLESGSERGHAILGKLGGEAAGDAQLRAAEAARAPASNQQRAMLTEGLPALLMSNYEHKRWDDVAERCLSCANCTMVCPTCFCSTVEDVTDLTGDHAERWRKWDSCFTGDFTYIHGGSVRTSIRSRYRQWMTHKLATWHEQFGSSGCVGCGRCITWCPVGIDLTEEVRAISMDAGEES
- a CDS encoding AAA family ATPase translates to METAQLIKALSRPGAYPHHPDAVEIVQTHISVVALAGELVYKVRKPVDMGFLDFTTLEKRCADCHAEVELNRRLAPSVYLGVVPIAESGDGLLVEGSDEPIEWAVKMRRLPEDATLESRLAHDEISAAQIETLAERIAAFHRGAERGPHISEVACFETISRNLLENLHHPGAKEPEGTDAEILARLTTLTTQALEAARPLIEERSRCDVPCDCHGDLKTDHVYLFPDAAPPDDLVIIDCIEFNERFRYIDPVADMAFLAMDLTYQGRRDLSRALIARYFRSGGDEQGRALLQLYLSYRAAVRAKVLSIQAGEAETDAAAREALLEKARTYRLLSLGEIEAPGKRAGLVLIGGLPGTGKSTLAHAAAEAFGFELIRSDLVRKELAGLAPETPGTDALYSAEMSERTYKGCARRAGKILARGGRVIVDANFREEARRIPFVQLARECAARMLFAECRTPEQAIRRRLEKRGPDASDADWAVYRKLRDEWEPPAAQTARVAHSIDTGDSPEAALRALAGLLRAEGLLPEEQGP
- a CDS encoding ATP-dependent 6-phosphofructokinase, with the translated sequence MSDIKRIGILTAGGDCPGLNAVIRAVTKYAILKHNIEVVGIYEGFGGLLRKNYRTLSAPEASGILARGGTILGASNRDNPFRVMVGEGQYEDQSKTALETIGEAGLDALVCVGGDGTMNIAQRFAELGVPVVGVPKTIDNDLDGTDQTFGFDTAASIVADAIVDLHTTAEAHHRVMIVETMGRYAGWLALAGGLGGAANVILIPEIPYDIGGVIEHLRTRRRSGKKCSIVAIAEGAREQGGGLVVKEQDPTRTDPVRLGGVGHQLAWQVQQGGGPECRVVVLGHLQRAGRPTSFDRILATRFGVHAVDLVRGASFGRMVSLHGNAIESVPISEAIKQQRLVPADHPMVAAARAVDASFGV
- a CDS encoding succinate dehydrogenase cytochrome b subunit; protein product: MSTDAVLTRFAKATRSTVGLKSIAALTGAGLFGFLIIHLLGNLQMYIGQDQMNSYAHALKHSPILWPARLGLLAIFVVHIGATVRLKARSNAARPQGYVYEDTVQASWASRHMIYTGFVIAGFVLYHLAHYTVHLTNPEFADLRDAMGRHDAYNMFVQGFSNPLVSGIYILSMIVLGLHLSHGIQSLFQTLGVNNSQWRPVIQKIGLGLTLLIILGNISMPIAVMAGIIKAAG